The Mannheimia granulomatis sequence AAGGCTCATGCGCAACTTTATTATCATTTAGCGTAGCAATAATAGTGCGGTACTCTTTTGCCGTTTGTACCAACTTGCAATTAAGTGGTGTACGTAGTTGACTATCACACACAATTCTCACCGGCTGTTTCGCATTCGGCATTCGGCTGTTGAGCATTGGGTCATCTGCTAAAACCGTTTCGACTCCAACCATAATCGAACTATACTGATGGCGGGTTTCTTGCACTTTTGCCCGAGCTAACTCGCCTGTAATCCATTTCGATTCCCCTGTGCTAGTCGCAATTTTACCATCCGCTGTCATCGCATATTTCAGCAGCACATAAGGGAGCTTAGTTTGGATGTAGTGGAAGAAGATTGGATTCAATTCATCACATTCAGCCCGCATAAAATCTTCCACAACCTCAATGCCTGAAGCTTTCAACTGCATAGCCCCATTACCGGAAACCAGCGGATTTGGATCGCGAGATCCGATAAAGATTTTTTGAATACCACGTTCAATTAATAAATCTGAACACGGAGGCGTTTTTCCATGATGGCAACAAGGCTCTAAAGTGACATAAGCCGTTGCACCTGTTAGATCTTGCTGAGAATTTAAAATGGCATTACGTTCAGCATGCCATTGGCCATATTTTTCATGGTACCCCTCAGCGACGATTTTGCCGTTTTTAACAATCACACAGCCGACTAGAGGATTCGGATTTGTCCAGCCTCGAGCTTTTTTTGCAAGTTCGATGGCATAAGCCATATATTGAGCATCAGTCATGGTTTTTAGCGGATTAAGTCAGAAATTAAGGGCGTGATGAAAGATTACTTTAAATACAAGCGGTCAAATTTCTTTAAAATTTTGCAAATGCCAACTTAATTTAAAATAATAAAGCCTTGAAATCATACGATCTCAAGGCTTGCAAAAAAGACGCAAAAAACAACCGCTTGTACGGTATTTTTTACGATTTTTGACTCTTCTTCCATCCAGACTATACTGTCGGTACCGGAGTTTCACCGGTTCCTGCCAAACCTTTTTCGTTTTGCTCGCGGACTTTACCGCCGATCGGGAATTTCACCCTGCCCTGAAGATAAAAATTTGCCAAGAATTCTGCTTTCATTCGCTTGTGATGTCAAGTAAGAATTTGACTACTTTAGTAAGTTTTTAACGATTGATTAAATCGAAAAATAATATGATCTTGATCGCATTGAGTTTTTTTAATTTAAATCAAATTTTCCCTTGTTTTTCGTAAATTCGTCCTCATAATGGGTAAATTACATTTTTGTGAGATAAAGAGAGCAAATTTATGGCACCAAGAAAAAAGAAAACAATTGAATTACCACTACTTCCGTTACGTGATGTGGTGGTCTTCCCTTATATGGTTATGCCGTTATTTGTAGGACGTGAAAAATCAATTCAAGCCCTACGCTCGGCGATGGATTCAAATAAACAACTGTTTTTAGTTACTCAGCAAGATCCGAATAAAGAAGACCCTAATAGCGAAGATATGTATAACGTTGGGGTGGTTGCCAATATCATTCAAATGCTTAACTTACCAGACGGTACGGTAAAAGTATTGGTAGAAGGGCAAAGTCGTGCCAAAATTGAACAGATTCATGATGACGAAAAAGGCTTTTGGGCGGAAGTTCAACCTATCAACTCTGAATATGATGAAGAAAATGAAGAGTTAAAAACTATTGCTAAAACTACTCTCGCGGAATTTGAAAATTACGTTAAAAATAATAAGAAAATTCCGGCTGAAATTTTGCCTAAATTGCAAAGAATCGCACTTGAAGACCGCTTGGCAGATACTATTGCCTCTAATCTAATTGCCCCTGTGAAGAAAAAACAGGAACTTTTGGAAGAAGCAAATCTGATTGCTCGTTTTGATGCACTGTTAATTGCGATGGCAACGGAGATGGATACACTTGAAACTGAAACCCGTATCCGTAACCGCGTTAAGCAGCAAATGGAAAAAAACCAACGTGATTACTACCTTAATGAACAAATCAAAGCGATCCAAAAAGAGCTAGGCAATGGAGATGATGTCGAGCAGAGTGAGTTAGATAAGCTTAAAGAAAAAATTGATGCGGCAAAATTACCAACCGAAGTCAAAGAAAAGCTTGATGCTGAATTTAGAAAGCTTAAAGCAATGCCACAAAGTTCTTCTGAAGCAACCGTGGTGCGTGGCTATATTGACTGGATTTTACAAATGCCTTGGCATACAAAATCGGCCGTCAAAAAAGATTTAGCCAAAGCCCAAGCAGTTTTAGATAAAGATCACTACGGTTTAGAACGTGTGAAAGAACGCATTGTCGAATACCTTGCAGTGCAAAGCCGTTTAAACAAATTAAAAGGACCTATTCTTTGC is a genomic window containing:
- the ribD gene encoding bifunctional diaminohydroxyphosphoribosylaminopyrimidine deaminase/5-amino-6-(5-phosphoribosylamino)uracil reductase RibD, with the translated sequence MTDAQYMAYAIELAKKARGWTNPNPLVGCVIVKNGKIVAEGYHEKYGQWHAERNAILNSQQDLTGATAYVTLEPCCHHGKTPPCSDLLIERGIQKIFIGSRDPNPLVSGNGAMQLKASGIEVVEDFMRAECDELNPIFFHYIQTKLPYVLLKYAMTADGKIATSTGESKWITGELARAKVQETRHQYSSIMVGVETVLADDPMLNSRMPNAKQPVRIVCDSQLRTPLNCKLVQTAKEYRTIIATLNDNKVAHEPYLRLGVEVIVIEAENKRVNLPKLLQKLGEMQIDSLLIEGGSSLNFSALKAGCVNRIHCYIAPKLVGGKTAKTPVGGEGIGELSQAVELTLKSTELIGEDILLDYQVSSSFR